One window of the Epinephelus moara isolate mb chromosome 24, YSFRI_EMoa_1.0, whole genome shotgun sequence genome contains the following:
- the myl2a gene encoding myosin regulatory light chain 2a codes for MAPKKAKKRTAEGANSNVFSMFEQAQIQEFKEAFTIMDQNRDGFIDKNDLRDTFAALGRLNVKQEEIDEMLKEAPGPINFTVFLTMFGEKLKGADPEETILNAFKVFDPEGKGVLRKDYVTQMLTTQADRFSPEEMDQMFAAFPPDVTGNLDYKNLVHIITHGEEKDQE; via the exons ATG GCCCCCAAGAAAGCCAAGAAGAGGACGGCAGAGGGAGCCAACTCCAATGTGTTTTCCATGTTTGAGCAGGCTCAGATCCAGGAATTTAAAGAG GCCTTCACTATCATGGACCAGAATAGGGACGGCTTCATCGACAAAAATGATCTGAGGGACACTTTTGCTGCTCTAG GACGTCTCAATGTGAAACAGGAAGAGATTGACGAGATGCTCAAAGAGGCTCCTGGCCCAATCAACTTCACTGTCTTCCTTACCATGTTCGGTGAGAAACTGAAAG GTGCTGATCCAGAGGAGACCATCCTCAACGCATTTAAAGTCTTTGACCCTGAGGGGAAAGGTGTGCTGAGGAAGGATTA TGTGACACAGATGCTAACAACACAGGCAGACCGGTTCTCCCCTGAGGAG ATGGATCAGATGTTTGCTGCCTTCCCCCCAGATGTAACAGGGAACCTGGACTACAAGAACCTGGTTCACATCATCACCCACGGAGAGGAAAAGGACCAGGAGTAA